A window of Chryseobacterium shandongense genomic DNA:
TAAAACCGAGGTTCATCAATACCTGCATAAAAGTATTATGGGTCATTTTTCCGGGATAGGTATGCGCACTTTGAAAAAACTCCTTGTAATCAATCCTCATAAAACCGAAGCCTAATAGCGGTTCCCGGGGTAAACCTTCCGTAATCAGGGCTTTCCAGAAAGGCAGTCTTCCGGTAAGGCTCATCACCTCTTCCAGCCTGGACTGGTCTCCTCCTTTCAGGATTACGGTGTACACAGCAAAAGGTGCAATAGCGAATACAACTGCAATAATTCCAAATTTCAGTCCTTTTCGTTTAGTCTGATTAACATGAAAAAATATGATAAGCAGGACCCCGATAAGTGAAGATCTGGAACCTGTCATATACAATGCATATAAAATGATTATAATTTTGATGACAGTCCAAACTCTATTTTTAAACCGGTAAAGGTCAAAAATCAAGCAGGCACAGCCTACTCCGGCAAGCATTCCGAGCTCATTGGGGTTCATTAAAGTTCCTCCAAGGCGGGCTTCTTCACCTCCGTCGGTAAGACGGAAAAAAATATCCGGAGCTGTCCACATCCCGATCACAAAAACCAGCTGCAGTACAAAAACCGTATTTCCTAAAAGATGATATAGCCGGATTGAATGGCCATCAAAATATACATCGAGTATAGCCAGGCTTTTTACAAAAAAATAAGCAAAAACAAAGCTCTGAAAAGTCATAAACCATTGCAAAGCGCTGAATCCCGGATTGGTACTCCACGAAAATGAAATAAAACCTAAAAAAAGATAGGCCATATATAAAACCGGTGAAAATATATTTTTGTAGACTAAAGAATTAATGCCTCCATAAGAAATAATTCTATGATAAACGATTATTGATGAAATCATCACGCCCATTCGTCCGACAACTTTTATGGCTCTCGTAATGGCTACATTTTCGCTCCACGTAAAAAAACAAGCTACCATCAGCAGCAGGATTACAAAAAGCTGATTGTTAATTTTTTTGAGAAAACGTTGATGTTCCGCAGGAAGGGTTTGCATTTCAGACGGTATATAATTTCAGATTCATTTCATCAAGGATGACATCCCAATCGAAGGCTTTTTCTACCATTTTCAGAGCATTGTAGCCCATCAGTTGATATTCCGAATTAGTTTTTTTTATGATATTGTGTATTTCAATTAACGCCTCAGTGAGAAGTTTTGCATCTGGATAAGGTATGCAGATCCCTGCATTATATTGTTCTATTATATTTCCTACGTTAGTATTCTTGGTTACGATACAAGGTTTTCCTAAAGCTGCTGCTTCAATAACAGAAACCGGTAGCCCTTCATTCCTTGAAGGATGCAGAAAAACATCCATTTTCATGATAAGGTCATTTTTTTCTTCTCCGAATTTACTTCCCATCAGTTCAACGCTGTGCTCAAGATTATTTTGTTTAATCTGCTGATGAAGCTTCTCTTTTT
This region includes:
- a CDS encoding O-antigen ligase family protein, whose protein sequence is MQTLPAEHQRFLKKINNQLFVILLLMVACFFTWSENVAITRAIKVVGRMGVMISSIIVYHRIISYGGINSLVYKNIFSPVLYMAYLFLGFISFSWSTNPGFSALQWFMTFQSFVFAYFFVKSLAILDVYFDGHSIRLYHLLGNTVFVLQLVFVIGMWTAPDIFFRLTDGGEEARLGGTLMNPNELGMLAGVGCACLIFDLYRFKNRVWTVIKIIIILYALYMTGSRSSLIGVLLIIFFHVNQTKRKGLKFGIIAVVFAIAPFAVYTVILKGGDQSRLEEVMSLTGRLPFWKALITEGLPREPLLGFGFMRIDYKEFFQSAHTYPGKMTHNTFMQVLMNLGFIGFTIVLFQVFFTVKSILSAQKELKLMLIGILIPIIINSFTEFGIFGESNYGILFYQIIIFSIAFRKNNHLTRVQRIILQKKRPDLTT